The Pseudomonadota bacterium genome window below encodes:
- the tuf gene encoding elongation factor Tu (EF-Tu; promotes GTP-dependent binding of aminoacyl-tRNA to the A-site of ribosomes during protein biosynthesis; when the tRNA anticodon matches the mRNA codon, GTP hydrolysis results; the inactive EF-Tu-GDP leaves the ribosome and release of GDP is promoted by elongation factor Ts; many prokaryotes have two copies of the gene encoding EF-Tu): protein MSKAKFERNKPHCNIGTIGHVDHGKTTLTAAITKVLAEKGGAQFMA, encoded by the coding sequence ATGTCCAAGGCAAAATTTGAGAGGAACAAGCCGCATTGTAACATAGGAACAATCGGGCACGTTGACCACGGGAAGACAACGCTGACAGCGGCGATAACGAAAGTATTGGCGGAAAAAGGTGGTGCGCAATTTATGGC
- a CDS encoding glycosyltransferase family 25 protein: MAIKKHFKLIAFYKSLMVLACLSMALNTGCTTSSFKEASFSKHENVYDQAYVINLDRTPERYQTIKEILDKRQLRHKRFSAIDGFNVRLIPLSGGKIISGADLWEGRAKLNPQEKYRILCTEVPEQQKYPLYYHYDKRFFSALISAGELGCLCSHFLIWQDMVKHNYKVALIFEDDIMDISTEFLSSLRNIIKHLPEESFVHLGLVNSNIYKKGDKVILECKLGEDVKLCEVLSSTRGLGTFAYIINAKMAQKLLNTSDFHGPVDVTLLNRAMSQEISMHAAFPSFLHIENNYDQSIIAHM; encoded by the coding sequence ATGGCTATCAAAAAACACTTTAAATTAATTGCTTTTTATAAATCCTTGATGGTACTTGCATGCCTTTCTATGGCCTTAAACACAGGTTGTACAACTTCCTCTTTCAAAGAGGCTTCCTTCTCAAAACATGAAAATGTCTATGATCAGGCCTATGTTATTAATTTAGATCGAACACCTGAGCGATACCAAACAATAAAAGAAATCTTAGATAAGCGTCAATTAAGACATAAGCGGTTCTCAGCGATTGATGGTTTCAATGTAAGATTAATTCCTCTTTCAGGAGGGAAAATAATTTCAGGGGCTGACTTATGGGAAGGAAGAGCAAAACTTAATCCTCAAGAAAAATATCGTATTTTATGCACTGAAGTACCTGAGCAGCAAAAATATCCTCTTTATTATCATTATGATAAAAGATTTTTTTCTGCATTAATTTCTGCAGGTGAATTAGGATGTTTGTGCAGTCATTTTCTCATTTGGCAGGATATGGTTAAACATAATTATAAAGTGGCCTTAATTTTTGAGGATGATATTATGGATATTTCAACTGAATTTCTAAGCTCTTTGCGGAATATCATTAAACATTTACCCGAAGAATCTTTTGTTCATTTAGGTTTGGTGAATTCCAACATTTACAAAAAAGGAGATAAAGTGATCTTGGAATGCAAGTTAGGTGAAGACGTAAAATTATGTGAAGTTTTATCTTCAACGCGAGGCCTTGGAACATTTGCCTATATTATCAATGCTAAAATGGCCCAAAAACTTTTGAATACTTCTGATTTTCATGGGCCTGTTGATGTGACACTTTTAAATAGAGCAATGTCTCAAGAAATTTCTATGCATGCAGCTTTTCCTTCGTTTTTGCATATAGAAAATAATTATGATCAATCAATTATCGCACACATGTGA
- a CDS encoding LysR family transcriptional regulator — protein sequence MDWDKLRTFYAVVQAGSFTQAGENLSLSQSAVSRQILGLEESLHVSLFHRHQRGLVMTEQGEILYKAVKEIFAKLAMTESLISENKDQPRGMLKITTTVAFGALWLVPHLDAFMNLYPEIQVDLILDDRELDLTRREADVGIRIIPSRSPELIQRKIMSYGLNIYAAQGYLKKKGTPTKLQDLKNHALISFSQGGGIHPVEDVNWILNLGLPRGHFHEPSLSINDLQGMMIAIQKGIGIGVLPEYLVSTLKDKAENTDEELIRLLPEIPTPQVQAYYVYPEELRNSKRISVFRDFLIAKIAECNLMSASL from the coding sequence ATGGATTGGGATAAATTAAGAACCTTTTATGCGGTTGTGCAAGCAGGGAGCTTTACGCAAGCAGGAGAAAACCTTTCCTTAAGCCAGTCAGCCGTAAGTCGCCAAATTTTAGGATTAGAAGAATCTTTACATGTTTCTTTGTTCCATCGGCATCAGCGTGGTTTGGTTATGACTGAACAAGGAGAAATTCTCTATAAAGCGGTAAAGGAAATTTTCGCAAAACTTGCAATGACAGAATCTCTTATTAGTGAAAATAAAGATCAGCCAAGAGGTATGTTAAAAATTACAACAACCGTCGCTTTTGGGGCTCTTTGGCTTGTTCCTCATCTTGATGCTTTTATGAATCTTTACCCAGAGATCCAAGTTGATCTTATTTTGGATGATCGCGAGCTTGATCTGACCCGTCGCGAAGCAGATGTTGGTATCCGAATTATTCCATCACGAAGTCCTGAATTGATTCAAAGAAAAATCATGTCCTATGGGCTTAATATTTATGCAGCCCAGGGATATCTTAAAAAAAAAGGAACGCCAACAAAACTTCAAGATCTCAAGAATCATGCCTTAATTTCATTTAGCCAAGGAGGAGGAATCCATCCTGTGGAAGATGTAAATTGGATTTTAAATCTTGGACTTCCGCGTGGGCATTTTCATGAGCCTTCTTTGAGCATTAATGATCTTCAAGGGATGATGATTGCCATTCAAAAAGGAATTGGGATTGGTGTATTGCCTGAATATTTAGTTTCTACTTTAAAAGATAAGGCCGAGAATACCGATGAAGAGCTCATTCGGCTTTTACCAGAAATTCCAACGCCACAAGTGCAAGCTTATTATGTTTATCCAGAAGAATTAAGAAATTCTAAACGAATTAGCGTTTTTAGAGATTTTTTAATTGCCAAAATTGCTGAATGTAATTTAATGAGTGCGTCTCTTTAG
- the trxB gene encoding thioredoxin-disulfide reductase produces the protein MVITKQTPVLIIGGGPAGFTAAIYAARANLKPIVVMGHQPGGQLMVTTDVENYPGFSETIQGPWLMEQMQEQAKHVGAVLIQDMISSVDFSKKPFISQGESGTLYESDAVIIATGAYAKWLEIESERIYRGAGVSACATCDGFFFKNKKVAIVGGGNTAVEEALFLTNHASHVTLIHRRDTLRAEKILQERLFKHPKISVLWNKEIEEIQGDMLPFRHVKGVKLKDTQTGDISSLDIDGVFIAIGHKPMTDIFKGHLKMDEEGYIPVSPGTTQTSIPGVFAAGDVTDKIYRQAITAAGLGCMAALETLKYLQEKD, from the coding sequence ATGGTTATAACGAAACAAACTCCTGTATTAATTATTGGAGGCGGCCCTGCAGGTTTTACAGCTGCTATTTATGCCGCGCGTGCCAATCTTAAGCCTATTGTTGTGATGGGTCATCAACCGGGAGGCCAACTTATGGTAACAACAGATGTTGAAAATTATCCAGGGTTTTCAGAAACAATTCAAGGGCCGTGGTTAATGGAACAAATGCAGGAACAGGCAAAACATGTCGGAGCAGTTCTTATACAGGATATGATTTCATCTGTTGATTTTTCTAAAAAACCTTTTATCTCTCAAGGAGAATCAGGGACGTTATATGAATCTGATGCGGTTATCATTGCGACAGGTGCCTATGCAAAGTGGTTGGAGATTGAAAGTGAGCGAATCTATCGTGGGGCGGGTGTTTCAGCATGCGCAACCTGTGATGGCTTTTTCTTTAAAAATAAGAAAGTTGCAATTGTAGGGGGTGGAAATACAGCTGTAGAAGAAGCTCTTTTTTTGACAAATCATGCTTCTCATGTCACTCTCATTCATCGTCGTGACACTTTAAGAGCTGAAAAAATATTACAAGAGAGGCTTTTTAAACACCCTAAAATAAGTGTTCTATGGAATAAAGAAATTGAAGAAATTCAAGGAGATATGCTTCCTTTTCGCCATGTGAAGGGGGTTAAGTTGAAAGATACACAAACAGGAGACATAAGTTCCCTTGATATTGATGGAGTTTTTATTGCCATTGGACATAAGCCTATGACAGATATTTTTAAAGGGCACCTTAAAATGGACGAAGAAGGATATATCCCTGTTTCTCCTGGAACAACGCAAACTTCAATACCAGGTGTCTTTGCAGCAGGAGATGTTACAGATAAAATTTATCGTCAAGCTATAACAGCAGCGGGCCTTGGCTGTATGGCTGCTCTTGAGACATTGAAATATTTGCAAGAAAAAGACTAG